One window of the Archangium primigenium genome contains the following:
- a CDS encoding NUDIX hydrolase: MTDGRSWEGNWKVRLYERVRARGYDSLTAFADARPTASLVALAEELGPDDIAGVQIFNGLLAEAERGRRVTRLVRGQLVRELWAGLPNGWPALMDDATRFKVAKAIGLWSSLTPTTHEARVEQARAMLRATPPAPGWLPLGPDDELLRTLLPDEES, translated from the coding sequence ATGACCGACGGGCGTTCGTGGGAGGGCAACTGGAAGGTGCGCCTGTACGAACGCGTCCGCGCGCGCGGGTATGACTCGCTCACCGCCTTCGCGGATGCGCGCCCAACGGCCTCGCTGGTGGCGCTGGCCGAGGAACTGGGTCCGGACGATATCGCTGGAGTGCAGATCTTCAACGGGCTGCTCGCCGAGGCGGAGCGCGGCCGTCGGGTCACACGGCTCGTTCGCGGGCAACTCGTGCGAGAGCTGTGGGCAGGTCTCCCGAACGGTTGGCCCGCCCTGATGGATGACGCCACCCGCTTCAAGGTCGCCAAGGCCATTGGACTGTGGAGTTCCCTGACTCCGACGACCCATGAGGCGCGCGTCGAACAGGCACGGGCAATGCTCCGTGCCACACCACCTGCCCCCGGTTGGCTCCCGCTCGGGCCTGACGACGAGTTGCTGCGCACACTCCTGCCCGACGAAGAGTCCTGA
- a CDS encoding TIGR02269 family lipoprotein gives MEQSGAKAWSGLLLTLVLLSTGCASLTPPPGPGTSLRYTPRETTERASTRRHGVEPSRPRGSTSAPEEPERIHRHRTAQEALAAQLAFRGALRELSSSTSRISHALSQLKAQGRGLSGKHADLFVQFIDFGTRQMRWIDIQRVAATSLANTASEVEAPDLQLALLRMAGPRLEAAMLGSILLATWLDCLHLVDALLDPFLYSVERMARDLRDWREMLEPKLGALSSLVPDQLEATAHDIPALVGHLSDALATLVSNVREKAEFTEKVLVLRDLLLSVPLMLEAPLLASEASSASALLGVGLTVGGDGVMMGTRLVVSAEWVEMMRRLIHAGVLSLPAVTAAVRIHAGGTVLAQAHGELPRGVRDALGDGPEVRAMRATGKAGAGMAEPPRHHVMPKEFRSWFEKRGFTGEMDINQFCVEMERAHHEAIHGGGHWKLGRAWSGEWNRMIMKALRDAEAEAGRMLTRNEVMDIVADRMRFYDIPMNFSPWGR, from the coding sequence ATGGAACAGTCTGGGGCAAAAGCATGGTCGGGCCTGCTGCTCACCCTTGTCCTGCTATCCACGGGCTGTGCCTCGCTGACACCACCACCCGGTCCAGGCACGAGCCTGCGTTACACCCCTCGCGAGACCACGGAACGTGCCTCGACTCGAAGGCATGGCGTCGAGCCCTCGCGTCCGCGCGGCTCGACGTCCGCGCCCGAAGAGCCGGAACGAATTCATCGGCACCGGACCGCCCAAGAGGCACTCGCGGCCCAGTTGGCGTTTCGCGGTGCCCTTCGCGAATTGTCCAGTTCCACAAGCCGCATCTCCCACGCGCTTTCCCAACTCAAGGCGCAGGGGCGAGGCCTCTCGGGCAAGCACGCGGACCTCTTCGTGCAATTCATCGACTTCGGCACCAGGCAGATGCGGTGGATCGACATCCAGCGCGTCGCCGCCACGAGCCTGGCCAACACCGCCTCGGAAGTAGAAGCCCCCGACCTGCAGCTCGCCCTGTTGCGCATGGCCGGCCCTCGGCTGGAAGCCGCTATGCTGGGCTCGATCCTGCTCGCTACCTGGCTCGATTGCCTGCACCTCGTGGACGCCCTGCTCGACCCATTCCTCTACAGCGTGGAGCGGATGGCTCGGGACCTGAGGGATTGGCGGGAAATGCTCGAGCCCAAGTTGGGGGCGCTCTCTTCGCTGGTGCCCGACCAGTTGGAGGCCACGGCGCACGACATCCCCGCCCTGGTGGGTCATCTGTCGGACGCACTCGCGACCCTCGTGTCGAACGTGCGCGAGAAGGCGGAGTTCACCGAGAAGGTCCTCGTGCTCAGGGACCTCCTCCTATCAGTCCCTTTGATGCTCGAGGCGCCCCTATTGGCGTCCGAGGCATCGTCGGCGTCCGCCCTGCTCGGCGTGGGTCTGACGGTGGGCGGCGATGGCGTGATGATGGGCACACGCCTTGTCGTCTCCGCCGAGTGGGTGGAGATGATGCGGCGGTTGATCCACGCGGGTGTCCTCTCTCTCCCCGCTGTCACCGCCGCCGTGAGGATTCATGCGGGCGGTACCGTGCTGGCGCAAGCACACGGCGAGCTGCCGCGGGGGGTGCGCGATGCACTCGGAGACGGACCCGAAGTGCGAGCCATGCGCGCAACGGGAAAGGCGGGAGCTGGCATGGCCGAGCCGCCGCGGCACCACGTCATGCCGAAGGAGTTCCGCTCGTGGTTCGAAAAGCGTGGCTTCACTGGCGAGATGGACATCAACCAGTTCTGCGTGGAGATGGAGCGGGCGCACCACGAGGCCATTCACGGGGGCGGCCACTGGAAGCTGGGGCGCGCATGGTCCGGTGAATGGAACCGGATGATCATGAAAGCGCTGCGCGACGCCGAGGCTGAAGCGGGTCGGATGTTGACGCGGAACGAGGTCATGGACATCGTCGCGGACCGGATGCGCTTCTACGACATCCCGATGAATTTTTCTCCTTGGGGACGGTGA
- a CDS encoding LGFP repeat-containing protein, which produces MDPRSEEIIALDSALGSVDMHHLMSDADISGYQTVSVDQVQSFLASKGSYLANYRDPAFGNKTAATLIVERARAFTINPVYILARIETESGLIRSGKSTNLAKATGCGCPDGSGCDSQYTGFGRQVECSAKTFRNYLRDLEAGRPTLSGWKAGVSKNTLDPCTVRPANNATAALYTYTPWVGAYATQCGTSQWGGSSLVAALYREFRDSRQWGGPCTVGGDILVRYNQIGGAGGVLGACTTSELTTPDGVGRFNHFQNGSIYWTPETKAWEVHGLIRARWEALGWETGPLGYPTTGETATPDGVGRYNHFKKGNSLGSIYWTPATGAWEVHGRIRDKWAELGWEKSALGYPVSDEYAVTGGRESEFQKGFITFTASTGALSVRMK; this is translated from the coding sequence ATGGATCCGCGGAGCGAGGAGATCATCGCCCTGGACTCCGCGCTGGGGTCCGTGGACATGCACCACCTCATGTCCGATGCCGACATCTCCGGCTATCAGACCGTGTCGGTGGATCAGGTCCAGAGCTTCCTCGCGTCCAAGGGCTCCTACCTGGCCAACTACCGGGATCCGGCCTTCGGCAACAAGACGGCCGCCACGCTGATCGTGGAGCGCGCCAGGGCCTTCACCATCAACCCGGTGTACATCCTCGCCCGCATCGAGACGGAGTCGGGCCTCATCCGCAGCGGCAAGTCCACCAACCTGGCCAAGGCCACGGGCTGTGGCTGCCCGGACGGCAGCGGCTGTGATTCGCAGTACACGGGCTTCGGCAGGCAGGTGGAGTGCTCGGCGAAGACGTTCCGCAACTACCTGCGGGACCTGGAGGCCGGACGCCCCACCCTCTCCGGCTGGAAGGCCGGCGTGAGCAAGAACACGTTGGATCCGTGCACGGTGCGGCCCGCCAACAACGCCACCGCCGCCCTCTACACCTATACGCCCTGGGTGGGCGCGTACGCCACGCAGTGCGGCACCTCCCAGTGGGGCGGCTCGTCGCTGGTGGCCGCGCTCTACCGCGAGTTCCGTGACAGCCGGCAGTGGGGCGGCCCGTGCACCGTGGGCGGGGACATCCTCGTGCGCTACAACCAGATCGGGGGGGCCGGGGGCGTGCTCGGCGCGTGCACCACGAGCGAGCTGACGACACCGGACGGCGTGGGCCGCTTCAACCACTTCCAGAACGGCAGCATCTACTGGACGCCCGAGACGAAGGCCTGGGAGGTGCACGGCCTCATCCGCGCGCGCTGGGAGGCGCTGGGCTGGGAGACGGGCCCCCTGGGCTACCCCACCACGGGCGAGACGGCCACCCCGGACGGCGTGGGCCGCTACAACCACTTCAAGAAGGGCAACTCCCTGGGCAGCATCTACTGGACCCCGGCCACGGGCGCCTGGGAGGTGCACGGCCGCATCCGTGACAAGTGGGCGGAGCTCGGCTGGGAGAAGAGCGCCCTGGGCTACCCCGTCTCCGACGAGTACGCCGTGACGGGCGGCCGGGAGAGCGAGTTCCAGAAGGGCTTCATCACCTTCACCGCCTCCACCGGCGCGCTCTCCGTCCGCATGAAGTAG
- a CDS encoding SDR family NAD(P)-dependent oxidoreductase, producing the protein MKVLVTGAAGFIGYHVCERLLARGDTVIGVDNLDTSGDVTLKATRLSRLRAASNFGFHRMDIRDTRACQELFDGARPERVVHLAARVGVRTMDSESPEYTETNVTGFLQVLELCRRSRVEHLVFASSSSVYGAGADMPFAEDSIADRPLSIYAATKRANEMMAYAYSHQYAMPITGLRLFSVYGPWGRPDMAPMVFLRAMLEGRALEMHGEGRIQRDFTYIDDVVEALVRVLDAAPSGLPLYRVLNVGLGRAVTLSRVVDLLEEQLGTTAWVEMRAARPEEMDATCADVAALERETGFRPQVTLEQGLARLVAWYRGLEG; encoded by the coding sequence ATGAAGGTGCTCGTCACGGGAGCCGCGGGCTTCATCGGATATCACGTTTGTGAGCGGTTGCTCGCGCGCGGGGACACCGTCATCGGCGTGGACAACCTGGACACGTCGGGTGACGTGACGTTGAAGGCCACGCGGCTGTCGCGCCTGCGGGCGGCCTCCAACTTCGGCTTCCACCGCATGGACATCCGCGACACGCGCGCCTGTCAGGAGCTGTTCGACGGCGCGCGGCCCGAGCGCGTGGTGCACCTGGCGGCGCGCGTGGGCGTGCGGACGATGGACTCCGAGTCGCCCGAGTACACGGAGACGAACGTCACGGGCTTTCTCCAGGTGCTGGAGCTGTGTCGGCGCTCGCGCGTGGAGCACCTGGTGTTCGCCTCGTCGAGCTCCGTGTATGGCGCGGGCGCGGACATGCCCTTCGCGGAGGACTCGATCGCGGACCGGCCCCTGAGCATCTACGCGGCGACCAAGCGCGCCAACGAGATGATGGCCTACGCCTACAGCCACCAGTACGCGATGCCCATCACCGGCCTGCGGCTGTTCTCCGTGTATGGCCCCTGGGGCCGGCCGGACATGGCGCCCATGGTCTTCCTGCGGGCGATGCTGGAGGGCCGCGCCCTGGAGATGCATGGCGAGGGCAGGATCCAGCGCGACTTCACCTACATCGACGATGTGGTGGAGGCGCTGGTGCGGGTGCTGGACGCGGCCCCCTCGGGCCTGCCGCTCTACCGCGTCTTGAACGTGGGCCTGGGCCGGGCGGTGACCCTGTCACGGGTGGTGGATCTGCTCGAGGAGCAGCTGGGCACCACGGCCTGGGTGGAGATGCGCGCGGCGCGCCCCGAGGAGATGGACGCCACGTGCGCGGACGTGGCGGCGCTCGAGCGCGAGACGGGCTTCCGGCCCCAGGTGACGTTGGAGCAGGGACTCGCGCGGCTGGTGGCGTGGTACCGCGGCCTCGAGGGCTGA
- the grxC gene encoding glutaredoxin 3 has protein sequence MSLVTLYTKQDCPYSRKARELLRGLGIDYEDIDVTHDKRRLLQMMERSNGGISVPQVFIAGHHIGGYSELRQLQARGDLMTLLGGGRDAVPSPS, from the coding sequence ATGAGTCTCGTGACGCTCTACACGAAGCAGGACTGTCCGTACTCACGGAAGGCCCGGGAGTTGCTGCGCGGTCTCGGCATCGACTACGAGGACATCGACGTGACGCACGACAAGCGCCGTCTCCTCCAGATGATGGAGCGCTCCAATGGGGGCATCTCCGTGCCGCAGGTCTTCATCGCCGGGCACCACATCGGGGGCTACTCGGAGCTGCGCCAGCTCCAGGCGCGGGGCGACCTCATGACCCTGCTGGGCGGCGGCCGGGACGCGGTGCCCAGTCCGTCCTGA
- a CDS encoding DUF481 domain-containing protein, producing the protein MIPVHSFLSAFLTLQTPTPPPAPPPAPVAAESAAERAAQAAERAAQAAERSAAAVERLAQGLAGPVAAAEQKKAEEQKAEAATTASAWDVTVGMGLIFVTGNASTVTLNGLISAERKTENWIYAVKALGAYGQARAPTLEGQPQAPDQVVALNALLQLRGDRRFTERLSGFLLASADTDHVKSVEARGGFEAGVGVQWWDVKHPDGSNSFLRTDLALRYGREARFQYYPTPVNLPDVSLGGPRVGAAFRHGVTKDIALLEELSVLPSLIEGSRLLITNQTQLNVRLTRTLAIATTFLLQYDSQPAAGKLSTDTSLSLSATVTF; encoded by the coding sequence GTGATCCCCGTTCATTCCTTCCTGTCCGCTTTCCTGACGCTTCAGACCCCCACCCCCCCTCCTGCGCCCCCGCCCGCCCCGGTGGCCGCCGAGTCCGCCGCCGAGCGCGCCGCCCAGGCCGCCGAGCGCGCCGCCCAGGCCGCCGAACGCTCCGCCGCGGCCGTCGAGCGGCTCGCCCAGGGCCTCGCGGGCCCCGTCGCCGCCGCCGAGCAGAAGAAGGCCGAGGAGCAGAAGGCCGAGGCCGCCACCACGGCCAGCGCATGGGACGTCACGGTCGGCATGGGCCTCATCTTCGTCACCGGCAATGCCTCCACCGTGACGCTCAACGGCCTCATCTCCGCGGAGCGCAAGACGGAGAACTGGATCTACGCCGTCAAGGCCCTGGGCGCGTATGGCCAGGCCCGCGCCCCCACCCTGGAGGGCCAGCCCCAGGCGCCCGATCAGGTGGTGGCCCTCAACGCGCTGCTGCAATTGCGCGGCGACCGCCGCTTCACCGAGCGCCTCAGCGGCTTCCTGCTGGCGAGCGCGGACACGGACCACGTCAAGAGCGTGGAGGCGCGCGGCGGCTTCGAGGCGGGTGTGGGCGTGCAGTGGTGGGACGTGAAGCACCCGGATGGCAGCAACTCCTTCCTGCGCACCGACCTGGCCCTGCGCTACGGCCGCGAGGCGCGCTTCCAGTACTACCCCACCCCGGTGAACCTGCCGGACGTGTCGCTCGGCGGCCCCCGCGTGGGCGCCGCCTTCCGCCATGGGGTGACCAAGGACATCGCCCTCCTCGAGGAGCTGAGCGTGCTGCCCAGCCTCATCGAGGGCTCCCGTCTGCTCATCACCAACCAGACCCAGCTCAACGTGCGACTCACCCGGACCCTGGCCATCGCCACCACCTTCCTGCTCCAGTACGACAGCCAGCCGGCGGCCGGAAAGCTCTCCACCGACACCTCGCTGTCCCTGAGCGCCACCGTCACCTTCTAG
- a CDS encoding ABC transporter ATP-binding protein, with protein MDARRGAPGSGKALGRALGYLRHYRAETAGALLSLLLASAANLAAPQLVRLAVDRGFGQGQRAVVAGAVGGLVGLALGRGLFNFLQGYLAERASQGVAFDLRNLLFERLQRLSFSYHDQAQTGQLLTRLTNDVEQVRTFVGGGAVQVVASLAMLVGCTVLLFLLQPLLAVASLLAIAPVLWVLRGFMMKMGPMFGQVQGTLGKLNSHLQESLRGARVVRAFSAEGRESARYERVNVEYENLNVGLITVISTYFPWVFFFASVGTVVVVGVGGWFIFQERLTVGELLAFNNYLAFLLLPIITLGFLTNQMSRAGVSAVRIFELLDTRTDVVDKPGAQVLPPIEGRVELRDVRFRYAGGEREILKGVTFTVAPGQFVAILGTTGSGKSTIINLIPRFYDVTGGAVLIDGRDVRDVTLASLRSQIGIVLQEATLFAGTLRENIAYGRPDATPEEVQAAAEAAQAAAFIAELPQGYDTLVGERGVGLSGGQRQRVAIARALLTQPRLLILDDSTSAVDARTERDIQQALDRLMRDTRCTALVIAQRMSTVRDASQVIVLDEGQVVAQGRHEELLASSPLYNEILGSQLRPEPREDER; from the coding sequence ATGGACGCGAGACGAGGAGCGCCGGGATCGGGCAAGGCGCTGGGCCGGGCCCTGGGCTACCTGCGGCACTATCGGGCCGAGACGGCGGGCGCGCTGCTCTCGCTGCTGCTGGCATCGGCGGCCAACCTCGCCGCGCCCCAGCTGGTGCGGCTCGCGGTGGACCGGGGCTTTGGCCAGGGCCAGCGCGCCGTGGTGGCCGGGGCGGTGGGGGGGCTGGTGGGGCTCGCGCTGGGACGGGGGCTCTTCAACTTCCTGCAGGGCTACCTGGCCGAGCGCGCCTCGCAGGGGGTGGCGTTCGACCTGCGCAACCTGCTCTTCGAGCGGCTGCAGCGCCTGAGCTTCAGCTACCACGATCAGGCGCAGACGGGGCAGCTGCTCACGCGGCTCACCAACGACGTGGAGCAGGTGCGCACCTTCGTGGGGGGTGGGGCGGTGCAGGTGGTGGCCTCGCTGGCCATGCTGGTGGGGTGCACGGTGCTGCTGTTCCTGCTGCAGCCCCTGCTCGCGGTGGCGTCCCTGCTGGCGATCGCGCCGGTGCTCTGGGTGCTGCGCGGCTTCATGATGAAGATGGGCCCGATGTTCGGCCAGGTGCAGGGCACGCTCGGCAAGCTCAATTCCCACTTGCAGGAGAGCCTCCGGGGCGCGCGGGTGGTGCGTGCCTTCTCGGCGGAGGGGCGGGAGTCGGCGCGCTACGAGCGCGTGAACGTGGAGTACGAGAACCTCAACGTGGGGCTCATCACCGTCATCTCCACCTACTTTCCCTGGGTGTTCTTCTTCGCGAGCGTGGGCACGGTGGTGGTGGTGGGGGTGGGCGGCTGGTTCATCTTCCAGGAGCGGCTGACCGTGGGCGAGCTGCTCGCGTTCAACAACTACCTGGCCTTCCTGCTGCTGCCCATCATCACCCTGGGCTTTCTCACCAACCAGATGTCGCGCGCGGGCGTGTCCGCGGTGCGCATCTTCGAGCTGCTCGACACCCGGACGGACGTGGTGGACAAGCCCGGGGCCCAGGTGCTGCCGCCCATCGAGGGCCGGGTGGAGCTGCGCGACGTGCGCTTTCGCTACGCGGGCGGGGAGCGGGAGATCCTCAAGGGCGTCACCTTCACGGTCGCGCCCGGCCAGTTCGTGGCCATCCTCGGCACCACGGGCTCGGGCAAGAGCACCATCATCAACCTGATCCCCCGCTTCTACGACGTCACGGGCGGCGCGGTGCTCATCGACGGCCGGGACGTGCGCGACGTGACGCTCGCGAGCCTGCGCTCGCAGATCGGCATCGTGCTCCAGGAGGCGACGCTCTTCGCCGGCACGCTGCGCGAGAACATCGCCTATGGCCGCCCGGACGCCACGCCCGAGGAGGTCCAGGCCGCGGCCGAGGCGGCCCAGGCCGCCGCGTTCATCGCGGAGCTGCCCCAGGGGTATGACACGCTCGTGGGCGAGCGGGGCGTGGGCCTGTCGGGCGGGCAGCGCCAGCGCGTGGCGATCGCCCGGGCGCTGCTCACCCAGCCGCGCCTGCTCATCCTCGACGACAGCACCTCGGCGGTGGACGCGCGCACCGAGCGCGACATCCAACAGGCCCTGGACCGGCTCATGCGCGACACGCGCTGCACGGCGCTCGTCATCGCCCAGCGCATGAGCACCGTGCGCGACGCCAGCCAGGTCATCGTGCTCGACGAGGGGCAGGTGGTCGCCCAGGGTCGGCACGAGGAGCTGCTCGCCTCGAGCCCCCTGTACAACGAGATCCTCGGCTCGCAGCTGCGTCCCGAGCCGCGGGAGGACGAGCGATGA
- a CDS encoding ABC transporter ATP-binding protein, which translates to MRRSSDLSGLAEMEDAPAKDRSAVARRLLGEIRSYRSVLAAALGFIVLGAAAQALGPFLVGRAIDRNISHGDGRGLLVTLAFLFTTYLVGTYAQRRQTQRIGWVGQRVLSTLRLRLFEQLQALPLSYLDRRPLGDLMSRLLGDVDLLNQFFGQGLTQILGSLLGLLGVMVAMLALDLPLALACFSIIPVMVLTTAFFSRRARRAYRKTRETVGDVTAGLQEELGGVRQAQAFNRTELNIQRFRQKNAANRDANVSAVGITAAFSPLIDVLSTLSTALVIGYGGYRILEGELSVGLLAAFLIYTQQFFRPLQMVSSIYTLMQAALAGAERVYAILDEAREPADAPDARVLEHAEGRISFERVSFAYDPAHPVLHDVSFEVAPGQTVALVGRTGAGKTTVTNLLPRFYDVTGGAVRLDGHDVRSLTRASLRRQMATVLQEPVLFSGTIADNIAYGLPDVSRERIEAAARVVHAHDFIAALPKGYDTELGGGATGLSQGQRQLVSFARAVLVDPRVLILDEATANIDTRTEALIQRALTSLLAGRTSVVVAHRLSTIRDADLILVLEAGRVVEQGTHTELMARQGVYADLYGQQFIDRDRTG; encoded by the coding sequence ATGAGACGCTCCTCGGACTTGAGTGGATTGGCGGAGATGGAGGACGCGCCCGCGAAGGACCGGAGCGCCGTGGCCCGCAGGCTCCTGGGGGAAATCCGGTCCTACCGCTCCGTCCTGGCGGCGGCCCTGGGCTTCATCGTCCTGGGCGCGGCCGCGCAGGCCCTGGGGCCCTTCCTGGTGGGCCGGGCCATCGATCGGAACATCTCGCACGGGGATGGGCGGGGGCTGCTCGTCACCCTGGCGTTCCTGTTCACCACCTACCTGGTGGGCACGTACGCCCAGCGGCGGCAGACGCAGCGCATCGGGTGGGTGGGCCAGCGCGTGCTCTCCACGCTGCGGCTGCGGCTCTTCGAGCAGCTCCAGGCCCTGCCGCTGTCGTACCTGGACCGGCGGCCCCTGGGCGATCTGATGAGCCGCCTGCTCGGGGACGTGGACCTGCTCAACCAGTTCTTCGGCCAGGGCCTCACGCAGATCCTCGGCTCGCTGCTGGGGCTCTTGGGCGTGATGGTGGCGATGCTGGCCCTGGACCTGCCCCTGGCGCTGGCGTGCTTCTCCATCATCCCGGTGATGGTGCTCACCACCGCGTTCTTCTCCCGGCGGGCCCGGCGCGCCTACCGCAAGACGCGCGAGACGGTGGGCGACGTGACGGCGGGGTTGCAGGAGGAGCTGGGTGGCGTGCGGCAGGCGCAGGCGTTCAACCGCACCGAGCTCAACATCCAGCGCTTCCGGCAGAAGAACGCGGCCAACCGGGACGCGAACGTCTCCGCCGTGGGCATCACCGCGGCCTTCTCGCCGCTCATCGACGTGCTGTCCACGCTCTCCACCGCGCTGGTCATCGGCTACGGCGGCTATCGGATCCTCGAGGGTGAGCTGAGCGTGGGCCTGCTGGCGGCGTTCCTCATCTACACGCAGCAGTTCTTCCGGCCGCTGCAGATGGTGTCCTCCATCTACACGCTGATGCAGGCGGCGCTGGCGGGGGCCGAGCGCGTGTACGCCATCCTCGACGAAGCGCGCGAGCCGGCGGACGCACCGGACGCGCGGGTGCTGGAGCACGCCGAGGGGCGCATCTCCTTCGAGCGGGTGTCGTTCGCGTACGACCCGGCGCACCCGGTGCTGCACGACGTCAGCTTCGAGGTGGCGCCGGGCCAGACGGTGGCGCTGGTGGGCCGCACGGGGGCGGGCAAGACGACGGTGACCAACCTCTTGCCGCGCTTCTACGACGTCACCGGAGGCGCGGTGCGGCTGGACGGGCACGACGTGCGCTCGCTCACGCGCGCGAGCCTGCGGCGGCAGATGGCCACGGTGCTCCAGGAGCCGGTGCTCTTCTCGGGCACCATCGCGGACAACATCGCCTATGGCCTGCCGGACGTGAGCCGCGAGCGCATCGAGGCCGCCGCGCGGGTCGTCCATGCCCACGACTTCATCGCCGCCTTGCCCAAGGGCTACGACACGGAGCTGGGCGGCGGCGCCACGGGGCTGAGCCAGGGCCAGCGCCAGCTCGTGTCCTTCGCCCGCGCGGTGCTCGTGGACCCGCGTGTGCTCATCCTCGACGAGGCCACGGCCAACATCGACACGCGCACCGAGGCGCTCATCCAGCGCGCGCTGACCTCGCTGCTCGCCGGCCGCACCAGTGTCGTCGTCGCGCACCGGCTGAGCACCATCCGCGACGCGGACCTCATCCTGGTGCTGGAGGCGGGCCGGGTGGTGGAGCAGGGCACCCACACGGAGCTGATGGCGCGCCAGGGCGTCTACGCGGACCTGTACGGCCAGCAGTTCATCGACCGCGACCGGACCGGGTGA